A part of Schistosoma mansoni strain Puerto Rico chromosome W, complete genome genomic DNA contains:
- a CDS encoding putative prohibitin, protein MFSRIGGVQNEIYTEGLHFRIPWFQYPIIYDIRSRPRKITSPTGSKDLQTVNLTLRVLSRPEVSQLPHIYRTLGTDYDERVLPSIVNEVLKAVVAKFNASQLITQRQQVSLLIRKQLVERASDFHIIVDDVSITDLTFSQVYSAAVEAKQIALQEAQRAQFLVERAKQERQQKIVTAEGEAQAAKLIGDALSQNPGYLKLRKIKAATQIARTVAQSQNRAFLHSGSLILNVADPKFDAGLDILKKK, encoded by the exons ATGTTCAGTCGTATTGGTGGCGTGCAGAATGAAATATATACCGAAGGCTTACACTTCAG AATCCCGTGGTTCCAGTACCCTATTATTTATGATATTAGATCTCGACCACGGAAAATCACATCGCCAACTGGTAGCAAAG aCCTTCAAACGGTTAACCTCACATTGCGCGTATTGTCTCGACCTGAAGTGTCACAGCTTCCACATATATATCGTACACTGGGGACTGATTATGATGAACGAGTTTTACCATCTATAGTCAATGAAGTTCTGAAGGCAGTCGTTGCTAAATTTAATGCTAGTCAGTTAATTACTCAGCGCCAGCAAGTGTCTTTGTTGATTCGCAAACAGCTTGTCGAAAGAGCTAGTGATTTCCACATAATTGTTGATGATGTCTCCATCACTGATTTGACTTTCTCACAAGTTTACTCTGCTGCTGTTGAAGCTAAACAG ATTGCTTTACAAGAAGCACAGCGTGCTCAGTTCCTCGTAGAACGTGCGAAACAAGAACGTCAGCAAAAGATAGTTACTGCTGAAGGTGAGGCTCAAGCTGCCAAACTGATTGGTGATGCCCTTTCTCAGAACCCTGGATATCTTAAGCTTCGGAAAATAAAAGCGGCTACTCAGATTGCTCGAACG gTTGCTCAGTCTCAAAATCGTGCATTTTTACATTCTGGTTCTTTAATCCTCAATGTTGCTGATCCTAAGTTCGACGCTGGTCTggatattttaaagaaaaaataa
- a CDS encoding putative prohibitin: MNNLKNIANFGVIGGGFIGAAAALTLGLSQSFYTVDGGHRAIMFSRIGGVQNEIYTEGLHFRIPWFQYPIIYDIRSRPRKITSPTGSKDLQTVNLTLRVLSRPEVSQLPHIYRTLGTDYDERVLPSIVNEVLKAVVAKFNASQLITQRQQVSLLIRKQLVERASDFHIIVDDVSITDLTFSQVYSAAVEAKQIALQEAQRAQFLVERAKQERQQKIVTAEGEAQAAKLIGDALSQNPGYLKLRKIKAATQIARTVAQSQNRAFLHSGSLILNVADPKFDAGLDILKKK; the protein is encoded by the exons ATGAACAATCTAAAGAATATCGCGAATTTCGGTGTCATAGGTGGAGGTTTCATTGGTGCTGCTGCAGCTCTTACTTTAGGCTTATCTCAGTCATTTTATACAG TGGATGGAGGTCATCGAGCAATTATGTTCAGTCGTATTGGTGGCGTGCAGAATGAAATATATACCGAAGGCTTACACTTCAG AATCCCGTGGTTCCAGTACCCTATTATTTATGATATTAGATCTCGACCACGGAAAATCACATCGCCAACTGGTAGCAAAG aCCTTCAAACGGTTAACCTCACATTGCGCGTATTGTCTCGACCTGAAGTGTCACAGCTTCCACATATATATCGTACACTGGGGACTGATTATGATGAACGAGTTTTACCATCTATAGTCAATGAAGTTCTGAAGGCAGTCGTTGCTAAATTTAATGCTAGTCAGTTAATTACTCAGCGCCAGCAAGTGTCTTTGTTGATTCGCAAACAGCTTGTCGAAAGAGCTAGTGATTTCCACATAATTGTTGATGATGTCTCCATCACTGATTTGACTTTCTCACAAGTTTACTCTGCTGCTGTTGAAGCTAAACAG ATTGCTTTACAAGAAGCACAGCGTGCTCAGTTCCTCGTAGAACGTGCGAAACAAGAACGTCAGCAAAAGATAGTTACTGCTGAAGGTGAGGCTCAAGCTGCCAAACTGATTGGTGATGCCCTTTCTCAGAACCCTGGATATCTTAAGCTTCGGAAAATAAAAGCGGCTACTCAGATTGCTCGAACG gTTGCTCAGTCTCAAAATCGTGCATTTTTACATTCTGGTTCTTTAATCCTCAATGTTGCTGATCCTAAGTTCGACGCTGGTCTggatattttaaagaaaaaataa